A region from the Mycobacterium heidelbergense genome encodes:
- a CDS encoding MmpS family transport accessory protein: MMSLVRRGWVALVVVVVVTVAGFCVYRLHGIFGSHNNTSAGGGISEQTEPFNPKRITLEVFGDPGAVATINYVDINVQPRQVLNATLPWSLTMVTTQPGAFSNLVAQGNSASLGCRITVDGELKDERIVNQVNAYTFCLVKSA, translated from the coding sequence ATGATGTCCCTCGTCAGGCGAGGGTGGGTGGCGCTGGTCGTCGTCGTGGTCGTGACCGTCGCGGGGTTCTGCGTCTATCGACTGCACGGGATCTTCGGATCCCACAACAATACGTCGGCCGGCGGCGGGATCTCGGAACAGACCGAACCGTTCAACCCGAAGCGCATCACCCTTGAGGTCTTTGGTGACCCCGGAGCGGTGGCAACCATCAATTACGTGGACATCAATGTCCAGCCGCGGCAAGTCCTGAACGCGACCCTGCCGTGGTCGTTGACCATGGTCACGACGCAGCCCGGGGCCTTCAGCAACCTTGTGGCGCAAGGCAACAGCGCTTCCCTCGGCTGTCGCATCACCGTCGACGGGGAACTCAAGGACGAGAGGATCGTCAAC